The genomic region TGCGGGCAGAATATAACTGAATAAACGGCGCGCAGCAGGCGTATTCAGCCAGCGGGCCGCCGACAAGGAGGTTTTGTCATGAAAGAAATCAGCTTTAGCGACCAGGCGAACAAAGCCATGGAAGTGCTCAGCCAGGGCGCCTTCCTCACCGCCGGCGACAGCGGCCAAAACAACGTCATGACCATCGCCTGGGGCGGCATAGGCTTCATGTGGGGCAAACCCGTCTTCACCGTAATGGTGCGGCCGTCCCGCCACACCCACAAATTCATGGCCGGCGGCGAATTCACCGTCAGCCTGCCGCTCGCCGGCATGAAAGACGCCCTTGCCCTCTGCGGCAGCAAATCGGGGCGGGATATCGACAAAGTCAAGGCGGCCGGCCTCACCCTCCGGGCAGGCAGCAAGGTCGCCACGCCGGTCGTCGACGGCTGCGGCCTCTACTACGAATGCCGGGTCGCCTACCAGTACGACATGGTTCCCGGCCAGCTCGACAAGAACTTCAACGCCCAGTGGTACAAGGACGGCGACCATCATACCGTATACGTCGGCGAAATCGTCGCCGCCTACACCGATTAACACGGCCGTTGATAAGCGCCCATCTGCGTTGTTAGCCCTCCGGG from Sporomusaceae bacterium harbors:
- a CDS encoding flavin reductase family protein — encoded protein: MKEISFSDQANKAMEVLSQGAFLTAGDSGQNNVMTIAWGGIGFMWGKPVFTVMVRPSRHTHKFMAGGEFTVSLPLAGMKDALALCGSKSGRDIDKVKAAGLTLRAGSKVATPVVDGCGLYYECRVAYQYDMVPGQLDKNFNAQWYKDGDHHTVYVGEIVAAYTD